A window of Halobacillus naozhouensis genomic DNA:
ATATGTCATTGGATATGTATTCGAAACGAAACTTAGAACTCGTAGAAACGCTAAGAAAACAAGGGAAGAAAGGCAGCTTGCTTTCTGTACTTGACCATACGATTACATCAATGGGTGCCCGCATGTTAAAAAAATGGCTTGAACGTCCACTTCTGTCTAAAGAAGAAATTAAGACTAGGCATGATCAAGTTGAAGGGATGATTGAACAATTTTTTGAGCGGGAAGCTCTCCGTGAACAGCTAACTTCTGTATATGACCTTGAGCGATTGGCAGGCAGGGTGGCTTTTGGCAATGTCAATGCAAGAGACTTGATCCAACTGCGAAATTCATTGGCCAAAATTCCAGATATATTAATAACTCTTGAGCAATTTGACCACCCTTCTCTTACGAAACTTTATCAGGAAATTGATCCGTTACCATCTTTACGGAAACTTTTAGATGATAGTTTAGCAGATGATCCACCAATTACGATAAAAGAAGGGGGCATGATTCGTGATGGTTATAATGGTCAGCTAGATGACTATCGTGATGCCTCAAAAAACGGGAGAAAATGGATCGCTGAGCTTGAAGGAAAGGAACGGAAGGAAACGGGAATTAAATCATTAAAAATAGGATACAACCGTGTATTTGGTTACTATATTGAAGTAACGAAAGCCAACCTTTCTTCTCTGCCAGAAGGTCGTTATGAACGCAAGCAAACATTAACGAATGCGGAGCGATATATTACTCCTGAGCTAAAAGAAAAGGAAACACTTATTCTGGAAGCGCAAGAGAAAAGTGTAGAGCTCGAATATCAGCTTTTCGTCGAAGTACGTGAGCGTGTTAAAGGTTTTGTTCAAGCGTTGCAGTCGCTGGCTGAGCAGATCAGCTGTATCGATGTTCTTCAAGGATTTGCCGAGAGTGCTGACAAGAATGATTACCATCGCCCAGCCTTTGGTCATGACCGGGTGATTGATGTTAAACAAGGCAGACATCCTGTAGTAGAGCAGGTTATGAAGGGAGAGTCGTTTGTCCCGAACGATATTTATATGGATGATACAACAGACGTGTTACTCATAACAGGACCGAATATGTCTGGAAAAAGCACATATATGAGACAGCTTGCCTTAACATCTATTATGGCTCAAATGGGAAGCTTTGTACCGTGTGAATCGGCAGTGTTGCCTGTGTTTGATCAGATCTTCACGAGAATTGGCGCCGCGGACGACCTTGTTTCAGGACAAAGTACATTTATGGTAGAAATGCTTGAAGCGAACCATGCCCTCAGCCATGCCACCGAACAAAGCATGATTTTGCTGGATGAGATCGGCCGTGGGACGAGCACGTATGACGGGATGGCTTTGGCACAGGCTATAGTGGAACATATTCATGAAAAAGTTAAGGCTAAGACTTTATTTTCCACCCACTATCATGAATTAACGTCACTTGCTGATCAACTGGATCGATTGAAAAATATTCACGTTCGTGCTGAAGAATATGAAGGGAATGTCGTTTTTCTCCATCAGATTCAGGAAGGGGCGGCCGATCAAAGTTACGGAATTCATGTTGCAAAGCTGGCAGATTTACCTGATTCACTTATCGATCGAGCAACGGTTTTATTAAATCATCTAGAAAATGCAAATCCGGAAGTTGCAGCCTCTAGTGAAGAAGAACAATTAAGTTTATTTGTAGAAGAGACTAAACCTTCAAAGCAAAGTAAACCCTCAGCTGTTGAGAAACAGCTTAAGGATTTAAATTTGATGCAAATGACTCCGATGGATGCGATGAATGAGCTCCATCGCTTGCAAAATCAGATCAAGTCGTAACAAGGAGGGTCATACGTGGGGCGAATTCAATTAATGCCTGACCACTTAGCTAACAAAATTGCGGCGGGTGAAGTAGTCGAACGGCCAGCTTCTGTCGTGAAAGAACTCGTTGAAAACAGTATTGATGCCGGCAGCACCTGGATAAATATTGAGCTAATTGAAGCAGGCTTACAATCTATTCGTATAAGCGATAATGGATATGGAATGGAACAGGGTGATGCTAAAAGGGCTTTTCATCGCCATGCGACAAGTAAGATCCTTGATGAAAACGACCTGTTCCACGTTCGCACGCTGGGTTTTCGCGGGGAGGCTCTCGCCAGTATAGCTGCAGTCAGCCGTCTGACTTTACAAACGTCAACAGGTGCTGAAGCTGGGGCGAGGATGAAATTCGAAGGCGGTAAGATCATAGAAGAAGCGAAGAGTGATGCCAGACAAGGTACCGAGATTTTAGTAGAGGAACTTTTCTATAATACCCCTGCCCGATTAAAATATATGAAAACGATCCATACTGAACTGGGTCATATTACAGATGTTCTGAACCGAATGGCTTTAGCTCACCCTGATATTAAATTTACATGCACTCATAATGAAAAAGAATTATTCAGAACTAATGGCCGGGGTGACCTTCTGCAAGTGATCGCACAAGTGTACGGCATGAAAGTGGCCAGGCAA
This region includes:
- the mutS gene encoding DNA mismatch repair protein MutS, whose amino-acid sequence is MAQYTPMMQQYLKIKADYKDAFLFFRLGDFYEMFFNDALSASKELEITLTSRDGGDKDRIPMCGVPYHSAENYIAQLIDKGFKVAICEQVEDPKAAKGVVKREVVQLITPGTVMEGSMLDEKENNYLASVTEFKDGTFTVSYNDLTTGENSIALISTGFDAVMSELFNRPVKEVVIASDFDDERQQLLEQQLGYTLSYCDQSDIQEGFSHLVEAVHQDKFIEGFGRLLHYIEHTQKRALDHLRPVQPIELKEYMSLDMYSKRNLELVETLRKQGKKGSLLSVLDHTITSMGARMLKKWLERPLLSKEEIKTRHDQVEGMIEQFFEREALREQLTSVYDLERLAGRVAFGNVNARDLIQLRNSLAKIPDILITLEQFDHPSLTKLYQEIDPLPSLRKLLDDSLADDPPITIKEGGMIRDGYNGQLDDYRDASKNGRKWIAELEGKERKETGIKSLKIGYNRVFGYYIEVTKANLSSLPEGRYERKQTLTNAERYITPELKEKETLILEAQEKSVELEYQLFVEVRERVKGFVQALQSLAEQISCIDVLQGFAESADKNDYHRPAFGHDRVIDVKQGRHPVVEQVMKGESFVPNDIYMDDTTDVLLITGPNMSGKSTYMRQLALTSIMAQMGSFVPCESAVLPVFDQIFTRIGAADDLVSGQSTFMVEMLEANHALSHATEQSMILLDEIGRGTSTYDGMALAQAIVEHIHEKVKAKTLFSTHYHELTSLADQLDRLKNIHVRAEEYEGNVVFLHQIQEGAADQSYGIHVAKLADLPDSLIDRATVLLNHLENANPEVAASSEEEQLSLFVEETKPSKQSKPSAVEKQLKDLNLMQMTPMDAMNELHRLQNQIKS